One segment of Halococcus salsus DNA contains the following:
- a CDS encoding RNA-guided endonuclease InsQ/TnpB family protein, whose protein sequence is MANRTVTRTYRARVRNHSQVRDDFDSLGFAASKLWNVARWTVGRVWDACGQIPSAFDLQKYLKSHERYADLHSQSSQRVLAELGEAFTAWYGHRGNGNTKANPPGYRKHNDEHPRSTVTFKQAGFKHDAANQRIRLSKGSNLKDGWGDFILCEYDVIGPRDTTVEHVQQVRAVYEHGVWRLHIVCRVEVDVADSPGDRTAGVDLGICNVAAVSFGDESLLYPGGSLKEDEYYFAKQRAKCADSFSREARRLDRKRTDRRTHFFHTLSKEIVEQCAERGVGTVFVGDLGGIRDGDDGPKNWGRHGNLDLHGWAFDRFTTMLTYKAEIRGIAVETVSERDTSKTCSACGTKSDSQRVERGLYVCEECGTVANADTNGAENIRQKSTSESSHEDRSTGWLAQPAVRLFDKTRGGFLPPEQATREP, encoded by the coding sequence ATGGCGAATCGCACGGTCACGCGCACTTATCGAGCGAGGGTTCGGAACCACTCGCAAGTGCGCGACGACTTCGATTCGCTTGGTTTCGCCGCCAGTAAGCTCTGGAACGTCGCCCGGTGGACGGTGGGGCGCGTTTGGGACGCCTGCGGCCAGATTCCCTCGGCCTTCGACCTGCAAAAGTACCTCAAGAGCCACGAACGCTACGCGGACCTTCATTCCCAATCCAGTCAGCGAGTTCTTGCCGAACTCGGTGAAGCGTTCACGGCGTGGTACGGGCATCGAGGCAACGGGAATACGAAAGCGAACCCGCCCGGCTACCGCAAACACAACGACGAGCATCCACGCTCGACGGTCACGTTCAAGCAAGCGGGCTTCAAGCACGACGCCGCGAACCAACGGATTCGTCTCTCGAAAGGGTCGAACCTCAAAGATGGATGGGGCGATTTCATTCTCTGTGAGTACGACGTTATCGGCCCCCGAGATACGACCGTCGAGCACGTCCAGCAGGTTCGTGCCGTGTACGAACACGGCGTCTGGCGATTGCATATCGTCTGCCGTGTCGAAGTGGATGTGGCCGACTCGCCCGGCGACCGAACGGCGGGCGTGGATCTCGGGATCTGTAACGTCGCCGCCGTCTCCTTCGGCGACGAATCGTTGCTCTATCCCGGTGGGTCGCTCAAGGAAGACGAATACTACTTCGCCAAACAGCGCGCGAAGTGCGCCGACTCGTTCTCCCGCGAAGCTCGACGTTTGGACCGGAAGCGCACCGACCGGCGGACGCACTTCTTCCACACGCTCTCGAAAGAGATCGTGGAACAGTGCGCCGAACGCGGCGTCGGTACGGTGTTCGTTGGCGACCTCGGCGGGATCCGCGACGGCGACGACGGCCCGAAGAATTGGGGCCGTCACGGAAACCTCGACCTCCACGGATGGGCGTTCGACCGCTTCACGACGATGCTCACGTACAAGGCGGAGATACGCGGTATCGCCGTCGAAACCGTCTCCGAACGGGACACGTCGAAGACCTGCTCGGCCTGTGGAACAAAGTCGGACAGCCAGCGCGTCGAACGCGGGTTGTACGTCTGTGAGGAGTGCGGGACTGTGGCGAACGCCGACACGAACGGCGCGGAGAATATCAGGCAGAAAAGTACCTCCGAATCCTCTCACGAGGATAGGAGTACCGGCTGGTTGGCACAGCCAGCGGTTCGTCTGTTCGACAAAACGCGAGGAGGTTTCCTCCCGCCAGAACAGGCGACCCGCGAACCTTAA
- a CDS encoding DoxX family protein, translating into MATQSGRGWTSESVGLAFSRLALGIIFVVSGVGKVFATGPKASSITGFADTLAQLGMPFPTLAAWGVGLLELVGGILLLVGLLTRTVAALLAVDMAVATVLVHLPNGFVVSDGGYEYTFVLTLSALSLALSGPGVVSLKRALGRIGS; encoded by the coding sequence ATGGCAACGCAAAGCGGTCGAGGGTGGACCAGTGAATCGGTGGGGTTGGCGTTCAGCCGCCTTGCGTTGGGGATCATCTTCGTCGTGTCCGGCGTCGGCAAAGTGTTTGCTACCGGACCGAAAGCGTCGAGTATTACAGGATTTGCCGACACGCTCGCCCAGCTCGGAATGCCGTTTCCCACCCTGGCCGCGTGGGGTGTCGGCCTCCTCGAACTGGTCGGCGGGATACTCCTTCTGGTCGGCTTGCTCACTCGCACCGTCGCGGCCTTGCTTGCCGTCGACATGGCTGTGGCGACGGTGCTGGTCCACCTCCCGAACGGCTTCGTGGTATCGGACGGCGGGTACGAGTACACGTTCGTCCTCACGCTCAGTGCCCTCAGTCTCGCGCTCAGTGGGCCCGGCGTGGTGTCGCTCAAGCGAGCGCTCGGACGGATAGGTTCATAA
- the thiE gene encoding thiamine phosphate synthase gives MNISGAYLVTQASHSRDRSTERIVAAAIEGGVTTVQLREKHMTARERYSVGKALRERTRAAGVTFIVNDRADLAVAIDADGVHLGDDDLPIAAVREVLGPDGYIGRSVSTVAAATAAERAGADYLGVGAVFATASKDVPAADAEIGLETVADIADAVDIPTVGIGGVTPENAGEVVAAGADGVAVISAITAAEDPAAATRRLTASVEEAAR, from the coding sequence ATGAATATCTCTGGCGCGTATCTCGTGACCCAAGCGAGCCACTCGCGTGACCGGTCGACCGAGCGGATCGTGGCGGCCGCCATCGAAGGCGGGGTGACGACCGTCCAACTGCGCGAAAAGCACATGACCGCTCGCGAGCGCTACTCGGTCGGGAAGGCCCTCCGCGAGCGGACGCGAGCCGCCGGGGTCACCTTCATCGTGAACGACCGAGCCGACCTCGCGGTCGCCATCGATGCCGATGGGGTTCACCTCGGCGACGACGACCTGCCCATCGCCGCCGTCCGCGAGGTGCTCGGTCCGGACGGCTACATCGGTCGCTCCGTCTCCACGGTCGCGGCTGCGACGGCCGCCGAGCGCGCCGGAGCGGACTACTTGGGTGTCGGTGCGGTCTTCGCTACCGCCTCGAAGGACGTACCGGCCGCGGACGCCGAGATCGGACTCGAAACCGTCGCCGACATCGCCGACGCCGTCGACATCCCGACCGTCGGGATCGGTGGCGTGACGCCCGAGAACGCTGGCGAGGTCGTCGCCGCCGGCGCGGACGGCGTCGCCGTCATCTCCGCCATCACCGCTGCCGAGGACCCCGCGGCCGCGACGCGACGGCTCACTGCGAGCGTCGAGGAGGCGGCTCGATGA
- the thiM gene encoding hydroxyethylthiazole kinase: MNALDEHDLADALTAVADTEPLVNALTNDVTVNDVANIALHWGGLPVMSDDEREVGEMVASADACLLNMGTVSERGESAMMAAGNAANDAGVPLVVDPVGVGSTSTRNRVAERLTGEIDVSIVSGNYGEVSALAGADATVRGVESVGEYGEIAETAITCARETESIVVASGEVDIVATEAMAFEVHSGDGMLGRVVGTGCMLGMTLAVFAAAMDDERAALLGTLAFGLAGEAAADGAFGEYAGPASYRTCFLDAVAGLRDVSLATPADRIESVVRDTR, translated from the coding sequence ATGAACGCGCTCGACGAACACGACCTCGCCGACGCACTGACTGCGGTCGCCGACACCGAACCGCTCGTCAACGCGCTCACCAACGACGTGACGGTCAACGACGTGGCGAACATCGCCCTCCACTGGGGTGGGTTGCCCGTGATGTCCGACGACGAGCGCGAGGTCGGCGAGATGGTCGCGAGCGCGGACGCGTGCCTCCTCAACATGGGGACGGTGAGCGAGCGGGGCGAGAGCGCGATGATGGCCGCCGGCAACGCTGCGAACGACGCAGGCGTTCCCCTCGTCGTGGACCCGGTCGGGGTCGGGTCGACGTCGACACGGAACCGCGTCGCCGAGCGCTTGACCGGCGAGATCGACGTGAGCATCGTCAGCGGCAACTACGGTGAAGTGTCGGCGCTCGCCGGGGCTGACGCGACCGTTCGTGGCGTCGAATCCGTCGGTGAGTACGGGGAGATCGCCGAGACGGCCATTACCTGCGCCCGCGAGACCGAGAGCATCGTCGTCGCCTCCGGCGAGGTCGACATCGTCGCGACCGAAGCGATGGCGTTCGAGGTACACAGCGGCGACGGGATGCTCGGACGGGTCGTCGGGACCGGCTGTATGCTCGGGATGACGCTCGCGGTGTTCGCGGCCGCGATGGACGACGAGCGTGCGGCGCTCTTGGGCACGCTCGCGTTCGGACTGGCTGGCGAGGCCGCTGCCGACGGTGCGTTCGGGGAGTACGCCGGCCCTGCAAGCTACCGGACGTGTTTCCTCGATGCCGTCGCCGGTCTCCGTGACGTCTCGCTCGCCACGCCGGCCGACCGGATCGAGTCGGTCGTTCGGGACACCCGGTAG
- a CDS encoding CDP-alcohol phosphatidyltransferase family protein: MTAGVVTYELWLLRRYLAENRRPDDGQLRDTLGVATAATLTRGGALAALAGFLVVPEPTGHALWLPWGLYTVAVALDWIDGRLARRVGTESLLGAKLDTEFDALGLLVAGVLGLSYGALPPWYLVVGFARPAYLGGLWLHRRRGGAVGTLPESGRRRQLAGLQMGVCSVALLPLVSPSTSIVLSTVVMVPFVALFARDFLAVLE; this comes from the coding sequence ATGACGGCCGGGGTGGTAACGTACGAGCTGTGGCTTCTCCGACGATACCTGGCGGAGAACCGGCGACCGGACGACGGACAGTTGCGGGACACGCTCGGTGTCGCTACAGCCGCGACGTTGACACGGGGTGGCGCGCTCGCCGCGCTCGCCGGTTTCCTCGTCGTTCCCGAACCGACGGGTCACGCGCTGTGGCTTCCGTGGGGTCTCTATACGGTCGCAGTGGCGCTCGATTGGATCGATGGCCGGCTCGCACGTCGGGTCGGGACGGAGAGCCTCCTCGGGGCGAAGCTCGACACCGAATTCGACGCCCTCGGTCTGCTCGTCGCTGGAGTGCTCGGTCTCTCGTACGGCGCGCTGCCACCGTGGTATCTCGTCGTCGGCTTCGCCCGACCCGCCTATCTCGGCGGGTTGTGGCTGCATCGTCGGCGAGGTGGTGCGGTGGGAACGCTTCCGGAGAGCGGTCGTCGACGACAGCTCGCTGGCTTGCAAATGGGTGTGTGTAGCGTGGCGCTTCTCCCCCTGGTTAGTCCATCGACTTCGATCGTCCTGTCGACGGTCGTGATGGTGCCGTTCGTCGCCTTGTTCGCCCGCGACTTCCTCGCTGTTCTGGAGTGA